From the Vibrio metoecus genome, one window contains:
- the nagA gene encoding N-acetylglucosamine-6-phosphate deacetylase yields MYALTNCKIFTGNDVLVKHAVIINGETIDAVCPEEMLPSGIKMVDLNGANLSPGFIDLQLNGCGGVMFNDEITAETIDIMHKANLKSGCTSFLPTLITSSDENMRQAIDAAREYQSQYPNQSLGLHLEGPYLNVMKKGIHSVDFIRPSDDEMIETMCANRDVIAKVTLAPENNKPEHIEKLVKAGIVVSIGHTNATYAEARQSFESGITFATHLFNAMTPMVGREPGVVGAIYDTPDVYAGIIADGFHVDYANIRIAHKIKGEKLVLVTDATAPAGADMDYFIFVGKKVYYRDGKCVDENGTLGGSALTMIEAVQNTVEHVGIALDEALRMATLYPAKAIGVDEKLGRIKKGMIANLTVFDRDFNVKATVVNGQYEQN; encoded by the coding sequence ATGTATGCGCTAACTAACTGCAAGATCTTTACTGGCAATGATGTGCTAGTAAAACACGCGGTCATCATTAATGGTGAAACAATTGACGCGGTTTGCCCTGAGGAAATGTTGCCATCAGGTATTAAGATGGTCGACCTCAATGGCGCTAATCTCAGCCCTGGCTTTATCGATTTACAACTGAACGGTTGTGGCGGAGTCATGTTTAACGATGAAATTACCGCAGAAACCATCGACATCATGCACAAAGCTAACTTAAAATCTGGTTGCACAAGCTTCCTTCCAACGCTTATCACATCATCAGATGAAAATATGCGTCAAGCGATTGATGCTGCGCGTGAATACCAAAGCCAATACCCAAATCAATCACTCGGTTTGCATCTTGAAGGCCCTTATCTCAATGTAATGAAAAAAGGGATCCACAGCGTTGACTTCATCCGCCCTTCCGATGACGAGATGATTGAAACTATGTGCGCTAATCGCGACGTAATTGCAAAGGTGACTCTCGCTCCAGAAAACAACAAACCTGAACATATTGAAAAATTGGTTAAAGCAGGGATTGTCGTTTCAATTGGCCATACCAATGCAACTTATGCTGAAGCGCGTCAAAGCTTTGAATCCGGTATCACTTTTGCTACTCATTTATTTAATGCGATGACACCAATGGTCGGCCGTGAACCGGGCGTGGTGGGGGCAATTTATGATACTCCAGATGTCTATGCAGGCATCATTGCTGATGGCTTCCATGTCGATTACGCGAACATCCGAATTGCACATAAAATTAAAGGCGAAAAACTCGTATTAGTGACCGATGCCACAGCTCCTGCAGGCGCTGATATGGATTACTTTATTTTTGTCGGTAAGAAAGTATATTACCGAGATGGCAAATGTGTTGATGAAAATGGCACGCTTGGCGGTTCAGCCCTAACAATGATCGAAGCAGTTCAAAATACGGTTGAGCATGTCGGTATCGCTTTAGATGAAGCTCTGCGAATGGCTACTCTGTATCCAGCCAAAGCAATCGGTGTTGATGAAAAATTAGGTCGTATCAAAAAAGGTATGATCGCCAACCTGACTGTTTTTGATCGTGACTTCAACGTAAAAGCGACGGTAGTTAACGGACAATACGAGCAGAATTGA
- a CDS encoding cation:proton antiporter family protein, whose product MDLILLSAAFIAGFIALKCHLPPLVGFLIAGFALNAYGFSSNDTISLLADLGVTLLLFTIGLKLEVKTLLAKEIWAGSTIHNVLSTALFTILLLIFKQLGLDSLAELTFDKLILISFALSFSSTVFAVKSLQEKGEMNATYGTLAIGILVMQDIFAVVFLTASTGKLPEWYAISLFLLPLLRPLFYELLDWVGHGEMLVLFGIFFALVVGAGSFQLVGMKPDLGALILGMMLASHKKASELSKALFNLKELFLVCFFLNIGLSAQPTTTGIMLALLLLLLLPIKGALYFWVIHQFHFRVRTSLLASLSLFNFSEFGLIVGGLAFKMGWINSDILVALAVSVPLSFILAAPIERKGHAIYQRSAKWLKEQAAESLHTRDRLIDPGEAQVLILGMGRIGRGAYEELRARHGDICLGVEIREDAALSHREEGRNVISGDATDPDFWERIFDTGKVKLVLLAMPHHQANQVALEQLQKRQYQGQIAAIAEYPDQIDSLLEHGAHAAFNIYSEAGTGFARHVCEQLKPNFTRR is encoded by the coding sequence ATGGATTTGATTCTTCTCTCAGCCGCATTTATCGCGGGTTTTATCGCGTTAAAGTGCCATTTACCGCCACTGGTTGGTTTTTTGATTGCTGGTTTTGCACTAAATGCTTATGGATTTAGCAGTAATGACACCATTTCTCTGCTCGCAGATCTTGGGGTCACACTTCTTCTGTTCACTATCGGTCTAAAGCTCGAAGTCAAAACATTACTCGCAAAAGAAATCTGGGCAGGTTCGACAATACATAACGTACTGTCTACTGCACTCTTTACTATTTTACTTCTTATTTTCAAGCAACTAGGCCTTGATAGCTTAGCTGAACTTACTTTTGATAAACTCATTTTGATCAGCTTTGCTCTTTCTTTCTCTAGCACTGTCTTTGCAGTGAAATCGCTTCAAGAAAAGGGGGAAATGAATGCTACCTATGGCACATTGGCTATCGGCATTCTGGTCATGCAAGATATTTTTGCCGTTGTATTTCTAACTGCTTCGACAGGGAAACTGCCTGAGTGGTATGCCATCAGCCTATTTTTATTGCCCTTACTACGTCCGCTGTTTTATGAATTACTAGATTGGGTTGGCCATGGCGAAATGCTCGTTCTATTTGGTATTTTCTTCGCTCTTGTCGTGGGTGCGGGTTCATTTCAATTAGTCGGCATGAAACCTGATTTAGGAGCCTTAATCTTAGGTATGATGCTCGCGAGCCACAAAAAAGCCTCCGAACTTTCCAAGGCCTTGTTTAATCTAAAAGAGCTGTTCTTGGTTTGCTTCTTTCTTAACATCGGGCTCTCGGCACAACCAACGACGACAGGGATCATGTTGGCTCTATTGTTACTGCTTTTGTTGCCGATCAAAGGCGCACTCTATTTCTGGGTGATCCATCAGTTCCATTTTCGGGTTCGTACGTCTTTGCTCGCCTCACTGTCACTATTTAACTTCAGTGAGTTTGGCCTCATTGTTGGGGGGCTTGCATTTAAAATGGGCTGGATCAACAGTGATATTTTAGTCGCTCTGGCAGTTTCAGTACCGCTTTCATTTATTCTTGCGGCCCCCATTGAGCGTAAAGGCCATGCTATCTACCAACGCTCGGCGAAATGGTTAAAAGAACAAGCTGCAGAGTCACTTCATACACGAGATCGTTTGATTGACCCTGGAGAGGCTCAAGTGTTGATTTTAGGGATGGGCCGAATTGGGCGCGGAGCTTACGAAGAGTTAAGAGCACGACATGGTGATATCTGCCTTGGCGTAGAAATCCGTGAAGATGCAGCACTAAGTCATCGTGAAGAGGGGCGCAATGTGATTTCTGGCGATGCAACTGACCCTGACTTTTGGGAGCGTATTTTTGATACAGGTAAAGTAAAACTCGTTCTTTTGGCCATGCCTCACCACCAGGCGAACCAAGTAGCTCTTGAACAATTGCAAAAACGCCAGTACCAAGGACAAATTGCAGCCATTGCAGAATATCCCGATCAGATAGACAGTTTACTTGAGCATGGTGCCCACGCTGCATTCAACATTTATAGTGAAGCAGGTACAGGTTTTGCCCGCCACGTGTGTGAACAACTAAAACCGAACTTTACAAGACGTTAA
- the glnS gene encoding glutamine--tRNA ligase, with translation MSEAEARPSNFIRQIIDKDLADGKHTTVHTRFPPEPNGYLHIGHAKSICLNFGIAQDYQGQCNLRFDDTNPEKENLEYVESIKKDVTWLGFEWSGDVCYSSDYFDKLYEYAVELIQKGLAYVDELTPEQIREYRGTLTEPGKHSPYRDRSVEENLALFEKMRAGEFEEGKACLRAKIDMASSFIVMRDPVLYRVRFAEHHQTGDKWCIYPMYDFTHCISDALEGITHSICTLEFQDNRRLYDWVLDNITIPCHPRQYEFSRLNLEYTVMSKRKLNQLVTEKLVNGWDDPRMPTISGLRRRGFTPSAIREFCKRIGVTKQENMIEFSALESCIRDDLNENAPRAMAVLDPVKVVIENFAADTVETLTIANHPNKPEMGEREVPFTRELWIEREDFREEANKKYKRLVLGKEVRLRGAYVVKAERIEKDEQGNITTIFCSYDPETLGKNPADGRKVKGVIHWVSAEKGVSAEFRLYERLFTVPNPGAADNFAETINPESLVKVQGYVEPSLVAAQPEFGYQFERMGYFCADSKDSSAQALVFNRTVGLRDSWAKIDEE, from the coding sequence ATGAGTGAAGCTGAGGCTCGTCCATCGAACTTCATCCGCCAAATTATCGATAAAGATCTTGCGGATGGTAAACACACGACCGTGCATACTCGTTTCCCTCCGGAGCCGAATGGTTATCTGCACATCGGTCACGCCAAGTCAATCTGTCTGAATTTTGGTATTGCTCAGGATTATCAGGGGCAGTGTAACCTGCGTTTTGATGATACAAACCCAGAAAAAGAAAACCTTGAATACGTTGAGTCGATCAAAAAAGATGTGACTTGGCTTGGTTTTGAATGGTCGGGTGATGTGTGTTACTCATCTGACTATTTTGACAAGCTTTACGAATACGCTGTAGAACTGATTCAAAAAGGCTTAGCGTATGTTGATGAGCTTACGCCAGAACAAATTCGTGAATATCGCGGCACGTTAACTGAGCCTGGTAAGCACAGCCCATACCGCGATCGCAGCGTAGAAGAAAACTTAGCGCTGTTTGAAAAAATGCGTGCGGGAGAATTTGAAGAGGGTAAAGCCTGCTTACGTGCGAAGATCGATATGGCATCTTCTTTCATTGTGATGCGTGATCCAGTGCTTTATCGTGTGCGCTTTGCAGAGCATCACCAAACCGGTGACAAATGGTGCATTTATCCGATGTACGATTTCACACACTGTATTTCTGATGCGCTCGAAGGTATTACGCACTCTATTTGTACTTTGGAATTCCAAGACAACCGTCGTCTGTACGATTGGGTTTTGGATAACATTACGATTCCGTGCCATCCACGTCAGTATGAATTCAGCCGTTTGAATCTCGAATATACGGTGATGTCAAAACGTAAGCTGAACCAGCTAGTGACTGAAAAACTGGTCAATGGTTGGGATGACCCACGTATGCCGACCATTTCTGGCCTACGTCGTCGTGGTTTCACACCAAGCGCAATCCGCGAGTTTTGTAAGCGCATTGGTGTAACCAAACAAGAAAACATGATTGAGTTCAGTGCGCTTGAATCGTGCATTCGTGATGATCTCAACGAAAATGCACCTCGTGCTATGGCAGTGCTGGATCCGGTTAAAGTTGTGATTGAAAACTTCGCGGCCGACACTGTAGAAACACTCACCATTGCTAACCATCCAAATAAACCTGAGATGGGCGAGCGTGAAGTGCCATTCACTCGTGAATTGTGGATTGAGCGTGAAGACTTCCGCGAAGAAGCGAATAAGAAATACAAACGTCTTGTGCTTGGCAAAGAAGTCCGCCTACGTGGTGCCTATGTGGTGAAAGCTGAGCGCATTGAGAAAGATGAGCAAGGCAATATCACTACTATTTTCTGCTCATACGATCCTGAAACTTTGGGTAAAAACCCAGCTGATGGTCGCAAAGTGAAAGGTGTGATTCACTGGGTATCCGCTGAAAAAGGTGTTTCAGCAGAGTTTCGTCTCTACGAGCGTCTGTTCACTGTACCTAATCCAGGTGCGGCAGATAACTTTGCAGAAACGATTAACCCTGAATCCCTGGTGAAAGTTCAAGGTTACGTAGAACCAAGCCTTGTTGCTGCTCAACCTGAGTTTGGTTACCAATTTGAGCGTATGGGTTATTTCTGTGCAGACAGCAAAGACTCTAGTGCGCAAGCATTGGTGTTTAACCGTACTGTTGGCCTGCGTGATAGTTGGGCAAAAATCGACGAAGAATAA
- the nagC gene encoding DNA-binding transcriptional regulator NagC: MNGGQIGNVDLVKQLNSAAVYRLIDQQGPISRIQVADVSQLAPASVTKITRQLLERGLIKEVAQQASTGGRRAISLTTEVKPFHSIAVRIGRDYIQLSLYDLGGNSLIDEHHEFHYNTQDVLMSSLIKQIKQFIQQHTPIIDQLIAIGVALPGLVNPETGVVEYMPNVVINELPLGETIREEFHVECFVGNDVRGIALAEHYFGASQDCQDSILVSVHRGTGAGIIVNGQVFLGYNRNVGEIGHIQIDPLGEQCQCGNFGCLETVATNPAIISRVKKLIAQGYESSLSNLDTITIDDVCEHANAGDELAKQALVRVGNQLGKAIAITVNLFNPQKIVIAGQITAAKEIVFPAIQRNVENQSLKTFHQHLPIVSSQVYKQPTMGAFAMIKRAMLNGVLLQKLLED; encoded by the coding sequence ATGAATGGCGGACAGATTGGTAACGTAGATTTAGTTAAACAGCTAAACAGTGCGGCGGTTTACCGCTTAATTGACCAACAAGGCCCAATCAGTCGGATTCAAGTCGCTGACGTAAGCCAACTGGCCCCAGCCAGTGTTACCAAGATTACCCGCCAGCTCCTTGAACGCGGCCTCATCAAAGAGGTCGCCCAACAAGCCTCTACTGGTGGTCGGAGGGCGATTTCATTGACCACCGAAGTCAAACCTTTCCATTCTATTGCGGTTCGCATTGGACGTGATTACATCCAACTAAGCCTTTATGATTTAGGCGGAAACTCCTTAATCGATGAGCATCATGAGTTTCACTACAACACTCAAGATGTGTTGATGTCGAGCCTGATAAAACAAATCAAACAGTTTATTCAGCAACACACTCCAATCATTGATCAATTAATTGCCATTGGTGTTGCCCTTCCAGGTTTAGTGAATCCTGAGACTGGTGTGGTTGAATACATGCCGAATGTGGTAATCAATGAATTGCCGCTCGGTGAAACCATTCGTGAAGAATTCCACGTTGAATGCTTTGTCGGTAACGATGTGCGAGGAATTGCTCTTGCTGAACACTACTTTGGTGCTAGCCAAGATTGCCAAGATTCGATTCTTGTCAGTGTGCATCGAGGCACGGGGGCTGGGATCATTGTTAACGGACAAGTATTTTTAGGCTATAACCGTAACGTCGGTGAAATTGGCCACATCCAAATCGATCCATTAGGCGAACAGTGTCAATGTGGAAACTTTGGCTGTTTGGAAACGGTAGCAACAAACCCCGCCATTATTTCACGAGTGAAAAAGCTTATTGCCCAAGGATATGAATCATCGCTATCAAACTTAGACACCATCACAATTGATGATGTTTGTGAACATGCTAATGCTGGTGATGAGCTTGCCAAACAAGCCTTAGTGCGAGTGGGCAATCAGTTAGGTAAGGCTATCGCTATCACGGTTAACCTGTTTAACCCACAAAAAATTGTGATTGCCGGACAAATTACTGCCGCGAAGGAGATTGTTTTTCCTGCTATTCAGCGCAATGTAGAAAATCAGTCGTTAAAAACTTTCCATCAACATTTGCCCATTGTCTCTTCGCAAGTCTACAAACAACCTACCATGGGGGCGTTTGCGATGATTAAGCGCGCGATGCTAAATGGGGTTCTGTTACAAAAATTGCTTGAAGACTAA
- the nagE gene encoding N-acetylglucosamine-specific PTS transporter subunit IIBC: MNILGYAQKLGKALMLPIATLPVAALLLRLGQPDLLGIPFMAAAGDAIFSQLPLLFGLGIAIGLSKDGSGAAGLAGAVAYFVLTATAKTIDASINMSFFGGIFAGIIAGHAYNAFHTTRLPEWLAFFAGKRLVPIMAGLFALVAGAISGVVWPSIQGGLDALAHAVSTSGALGQFVYGTLNRALIPVGLHHVLNSYFWFGMGTCQEILVSGAQAAGQALPALEKLCVDPALAKTLVVGQEHTFAFKNAVTPEITAVIKEVTEVVKSGDLHRFFGGDKSAGVFMNGFFPVMMFGLPGAALAMYLAAPVERRSQVGGALFSVAFCSFLTGITEPLEFMFVFLAPALYAMHAVFTGLSLVVANMFGTLHGFGFSAGLIDFLLNWGLATKPVTLFIIGLAFFALYFFTFSFAIRAFNLKSPGREDEEVATETDSGDAVKGDLARQYLKALGGHENLTSIDACITRLRLTLKDRSVADEVVLKKLGAKGVVKLGENNLQVILGPLAEIVAGEMKAISPSEDLSAVKLP; this comes from the coding sequence GTGAATATTCTTGGATATGCGCAAAAGTTAGGTAAAGCATTGATGCTGCCTATCGCGACGTTACCCGTTGCGGCGCTCTTACTTCGTTTGGGTCAACCTGACCTGTTAGGCATTCCATTCATGGCAGCAGCGGGCGATGCAATCTTTAGCCAACTGCCACTATTGTTTGGTCTCGGTATTGCTATCGGTCTATCTAAAGATGGATCGGGCGCTGCTGGCCTTGCGGGCGCAGTGGCTTACTTTGTTCTGACTGCAACAGCAAAAACGATTGATGCTTCAATCAACATGTCATTCTTTGGTGGTATCTTCGCGGGTATCATTGCAGGTCACGCATACAATGCATTCCACACTACTCGTCTGCCAGAATGGCTAGCGTTCTTTGCTGGTAAGCGTTTAGTGCCAATCATGGCTGGCTTGTTTGCTCTGGTTGCTGGTGCTATTTCTGGTGTGGTTTGGCCTTCAATTCAAGGTGGTTTAGACGCTCTGGCTCATGCAGTATCAACTTCTGGCGCTCTTGGTCAATTTGTTTACGGTACTCTTAACCGCGCGCTGATCCCTGTTGGTCTGCACCATGTTCTGAACTCTTACTTCTGGTTCGGTATGGGTACTTGCCAAGAGATCCTAGTTTCTGGTGCTCAAGCGGCTGGCCAAGCTCTGCCTGCACTCGAGAAACTGTGTGTGGATCCAGCTCTAGCGAAAACTCTAGTGGTTGGTCAAGAACATACTTTTGCGTTTAAAAATGCCGTAACACCTGAAATCACAGCTGTGATTAAAGAAGTGACTGAAGTGGTTAAATCTGGCGACCTACACCGTTTCTTCGGTGGCGATAAGAGCGCTGGGGTATTCATGAACGGCTTCTTCCCAGTAATGATGTTTGGTCTACCAGGTGCTGCACTTGCTATGTACCTAGCCGCTCCAGTTGAGCGTCGTAGCCAAGTGGGTGGTGCTCTGTTCTCTGTAGCATTCTGTTCATTCCTAACAGGTATTACAGAACCTCTAGAGTTCATGTTTGTATTCTTAGCTCCTGCTCTGTATGCAATGCACGCTGTGTTCACTGGTCTGTCATTGGTTGTTGCTAACATGTTTGGCACACTGCACGGTTTCGGTTTCTCTGCAGGTCTGATTGACTTCCTGCTGAACTGGGGTCTAGCAACCAAACCAGTTACACTGTTCATCATTGGTCTGGCATTCTTTGCTCTGTACTTCTTCACTTTCTCTTTCGCGATTCGTGCATTCAATCTGAAATCACCAGGTCGTGAAGATGAAGAAGTTGCAACTGAGACTGACTCAGGCGATGCAGTGAAAGGCGATCTAGCTCGTCAATACTTGAAAGCACTGGGTGGTCATGAAAACCTGACTTCTATTGATGCTTGTATCACTCGTCTACGTCTGACTCTGAAAGATCGTTCTGTTGCTGACGAAGTGGTTCTGAAGAAACTTGGCGCGAAAGGCGTAGTGAAATTGGGTGAGAATAACTTACAAGTTATCCTTGGCCCTCTAGCTGAAATCGTTGCGGGTGAGATGAAAGCCATCAGCCCAAGCGAAGATTTGTCAGCCGTAAAACTGCCATAA